aggggaggggcctgAGCAGATGAGAGCAAGCATGAGAGGGAGGGAATCCTGAGAGAATCAGCATCCACTGGAGAACctgcagcaggggaggggcctgAGCAGATGGAGAGCGAGCATGAGAGGGAGGGAATCCTGAGAGAATCAGCATCCACTGGAGAACctgcagcaggggaggggcctgAGCAGATGGAGAGCGAGCATGAGAGGGAGGGAATCCTGAGAGAATCAGCATCCACTGGAGAACctgcagcaggggaggggcctgAGCAGATGGAGAGCGAGCATGAGAGGGAGGGAATCCACGAAAAGGCTGCAGTAATAATGTCACAAGACACACAGGACCGATACACCAACAGTGGCAGTGCAATAAGAGAAAGGGACCAATAAACAAAGTTTAATCAACAGAAGCTGGAAACTGTGGAGAACAAAGCTGAGAAACAGGATTCATTCTTGAGCAACTACATGGGTAATGGGTACCTTTCTCAATAGGATCGCtcaaaaggagaaacagatttgGGGAAAAGATGGGGACTGAAGCTGTGAAAATGTTGATTTTGAGATACTTACGGAACTCCAAGTGCAAAAAAGATAACAGTTGCCATTTTATCAGTATTTCTTATGTTCCAGgtattatgttaaaatatattctgtatacCTCATCTGATCTTCAGAGTAATTCCGACTATGAGTAAAACACTACAAAAGAGCTTTTCAATAACCTATGCTGCTATGATAATGCAAAATGGGATAAAATTCAATTACTAGGTTGTCATTGCCTGCCATCCTCCACTCAACCCTTATTCTCATTTCATTAACCTGGTAATAAAGCAATCTTGCAATTTATGTAATTGAATCTTGAGGGCCTCAGATACACTCTTAGGGAAGGATGTTACCGTATTACCATgttattgatgaggaaacagaggctcagagaggtagggtaatttgttcaaagtcacacaagAGAAGAGTCAAGTTTGAGCCCAGATTTGTGTGACTACAACGTCCAGGTTTGTAACCACTACACTATACTACCCCTCTTGAGACTGGGGTGGCAACTGAAGACACGGAGGTCATTACATGTGCATGACAGTGGATGCCTGGCAGTGAAGGAGCAGACTCAAAGGaagtaaggaagaaaataagaaagcagaaGAAGCCCCTAAACTAACCCATACTTAGGGAGTAAACTGAGGAACAGGAATTCACAAATAATTCtgagaagcaggaagagaaatataAGGATACCAAGAGAGAATGGAAACATAAGAGTCACGGAGTTCAAAGGGGGAGTGATCAACAGTGTCAAAGCTTCATGGAGAACAGGCAAAAAGGAGCCAAAAAGTCCAGTGGATTCAATAATGAAAAATCATGAACCAGTGACGTCAGCCAGGCAATCCCACCAGAGTGATAGCAGACGCAGGGATACTGGAGGACGAGAAAGTACAGACAAGAAGCATACACTGCTCTCTCTAGAAGCCGGACGAGGAGGGAATGCCAGAGGGGAAACCAGAGTCAAGATCTGGCCTGTTTTCCCCAAAATGGGAAGGACTGAAACATGCCGAACTGCTGGGAGGAAAGGGGCGGAAGGGGCAAGAGTGAAAACCCAAGCATTAACTTACTATTTAGCTCAGGATTTTAAAGGTGATACAAGTAAAAGGTAAAACTAGCCAACAATGGGACAAATTTTGCTTCAGCTGTAGAATTAGAGAAGTATCCAACGCAGAACAAAAACCCTCACGTTCCAATTTTATGCAGCAGTATTTTCAAAACTGGCCCATCAGTTTTTACAGAGAATCAGTAAACAGTAGTTCACAGTGCTTTGTGTCAGCAGAACAATCACGTGATCATTATTTAGAGCAGAAAGCATCAACTGTGCTGTTTCCCACATATGAAGGGAGCTCCATAACACAAAACTCTTGACCCCTCTCACTAACACCCTCCATCTGCCCCAGGCCACCAGAAAGGGGAATGGCCTATCTCACGGGCAAACTCGGGGGCATCTGTGCCTGCCAGGGAGATGCAGGGATGGCCCCTCCACACTCCGCCGTgcacagcagcctcaggaaggACGTCTGGAAGGTCTTCCAGTGCTGCCTGCGACCAGCCTGGGGAGACAACCGCTGAATTCTGGGTTCAACAGTATAAAGCCACTGCCTGCCGTAAGCCCTGACCTCCAATACCAGAGCTATCAGTCACACGGGCGACTTGTGATGTCCACCTGCTGGGTCCCTCTCTGTGTATCTCTTCACTGCCTCAGATCTCAGGAAGGAAAGCAGGGGGGCCATCAGCCCTACATTCTGACAGTCTGAAACAGTGTAACTGTTAATGGCATGATAACTGCTGAAGTAATATCAAAAACTAATTTTTGTCTGGAACTAATGGTATAAAAATAATAGGGAAGATGCCCAGGAAGCAGTTACCCATCACCCATATGGCCAGATAAAGATACTGAAAAGGCTAGCGGTCaagattataaaataatcatGAGAAGAGTAGCCCAAGACTTACatcaagacaaagaaaatgacCAAGAAGACAACTTCTGGGAGAACCGAGCCACACAATACGAGCgacaaaaaaaagtgaagatgTCCCATCTAGTGTAATGGTCCAAAGAAAATCAACCAAGAACCAGAGACGAACACGGTTCTTACTGTATAATGCCAAAATGACAAGTCGGAATCCACAGGGGATGAGAAGCTGAAAGGACACAAAGCAGGAAGACTCAACTTTGTCGAGATGTCAAATTGCCTAAGTTAATACATAAATCTAACTCATCCCTAAAACCGTAACGGCAGGTGCCCCGTCCGCCGGAGGCTAAAGAAGACAGCGGGGGCCGTGCCCTGTGCCAGACGGCATTTAAAAAGTTCTGAGTAAAAGCAGTATTATTCTGTTGGCCCTCTACCTTTCTACCTGATTTGGTTCTGAATAACTTTCGGCTGATTTCCAAACCCATGTCCACCGCAGAAAATATAGGCCATTAACAAAAATATTctcttagggggctggccccatggccaagtggttgagttcacacgctctgcttcggcagcctagggtttccccagttcgaatcctgggcacagacatggcactgctcatcaagccatgctgaggcagcatcccacatgccacaactagaaggacccacaactaaaaatacacaactatgtatcaggggacttgggggagaaaaaggaaaaataaaaatctttaaaaatatatatatatattcccttcaaggggccagcccagtggcgcagcggttaagttcacacgttctgcttcagcagcctggggttcaccggttcggatcccaggtacagacacagcaccgcttggcaagccatactatggtaggtgtcccacatataaagtagaggaagatggacacggatgttagttcagggccagtcttcctcagcagaaagaggaggattggcagcagttgttagctccgggctaatcttcatcaaaaaaaaaaaattctcttctaaAGAAAGTAATACatcacacaatgaaataccacagcAATGAGAAAGAATAATCTGCAAGTACATGCAGCAACCTGGATGGATCTCACAAATATCAGAGCAAGAACAAGGAGCAGACACAGAGCCATGCCGTACGACCCCTTTAACAGACAGCACAATAACCAGGGAATCAGCCTCTGCTATGACGTCAGCGTCACGGCCACCCTGGAGCAGCTGAGACTGGACCAGGCATGAGAAGCCTTTCTGGCTGTGGCAATCTTCTGGTATTTGATTGAGGTGTGGTTGGTTTGTAAAATTTCATTAAGCCTACATTTATGATATGTATACTCTtcgtgtatatacatatattttttttaagattttttatttttttcctttttctccccaaagccccccggtacatagttgtatattcttcgttgtgggtccttctagttgtggcatgtgggacgctgcctcagcgtggtttgatgagcagtgccacgtccgcacccaggattcgaaccaacgaaacactgggccacctgcagcagagcgcgcgaacttaaccactcggccacggggccagcccccgtatatacatattttaatgtaaatttttataaaaatagagaatttgaaaaataaaaatttctaaaactttGGAGCAAAGAACGACAGGGTTATAGGAATCCATGTTTAGACCCCCCCAAGTCTACTCTGAAGATGACAATTCCCAGTTAAGTGAGTAATCTAGATGCGGGACAATCAATGGCACAGCTACGACCTCACAGTGACAGAGTCCTTATGGTAAACTGCAGTTCCATCCTCATTTTCCTTTAGTCTCACTTTGACTCCCCGTTCCaattccttctgcttatttttaaatgaataaagatatacaatttttaaagaataaaagatgTGAAACATTTCCTTCAGGCATTATCTTTGAAAGAAAACAGTATACGCTATAAAAAACATATCACAAAAAATATGCTTCACAACCTTAACCTTAACCAGAGGGACAAATCCATAATTTTTCAGGCCAATATCTAACTTAGAAAAAGTTCAGGCAACAATCttataaaggaaaagatgctCGCAAAAGTTGAAAGATAATATTAAACTTAGAACCacggtgattttttttccccaaaccatTCTGTCTGCTCCTAAAAAGAATTCTCAATTAAGGACACTCATCCTTTGCAAAGATCCCAGGAGTCCCCTTTCCTGACATCGTTGCAGAGTTCACTTGATGTGTCTGCATCTCCCTGGGTCTGACCCAGCACACCCATGCAGAACTGTGAGGGCAGTGTGGACGGACAAGACGACAAGGCGGAGAGGAGGAAGTCCTGAGCTCTGGGCACACACGGGCTGACGGCCTTGAACCGCACCTCTTTCTCTCCTCGTCCGTGCAATCTAACCAATGACAGCCATCCTCACTACTACACAGGCTACAAGGCATGAGGCTGGGGGCTCaaccaagaaaagaaatggaaaagcactGGAAAGCTGGAAAGCACTGTGCAGGTCTGAGAAACTACTTCCATAAACATACACCACCATACCAGGACAAGAGAGATTTCTAAATACAATCTCACTTTTGGTAACTACTGGCAATTTCATACTGGTTCAACTTAATAGAACACTTACaaaaactttatctttttataaatagcttaatgaaaaaaaaaccaagacAACTACCATACCTCGGGTCTGGGCAGCTTCCTTTAAAGCAGCTAGAAGGTGAGGCTTCAAGTTATCCAAAATAAATCTTCCTTCAAGACCTGGGAAAAGGGACCTAAAAAGTGAAAGGAACACAGCAATTATAATCTAACAATTCTAAGAGAAAGAAATTCAATCATATAATTTCAAGTCAGTTAAGTGTAATATTTTACGTAAATTATAATGCACACACCAAATCATGATGCAATACTTTTTGATCAAATGTTGTCTAGGCTTCACCTTAAAACACAAGGGCAGCACGCATCATATCCAAATCTAGAAACAGTCTAAACATCTtataataaaactaattttaatttctgaaacatCAATACACATTCTCAGTTATAAAGAAATACTTAATATgccattttaattaatttaaatttaatcaaaataattCATCATTGACTGGTCTGACTTAGTTATTATTACCACTTTATTGAAATTTCCAAGAAAAACAACTCCTTGGATAACTTTTTAACTCATAAACATCtgtatgttttttcattttagaagataaaaatgtatCCTTTCATACTTTAACAAAGTATTTCCGCAAAAGTCTTCCTAACTATAAAATCCACATTGATAACTGACGAACTTCACAATGAAGGACTAAACGTGGGGGGGCAGAGGAGCCCCTCCGAGCAAAGAGGCATTGTCCAAGTGGGGCACATACCTTGGGTAGTCTTCCGAGGTAATATAAACCACATCTTGGTCTGAGACCGAGGACGAGAAGGGGACGAAGTGCCCGTTTTGCAGAGGGAGGAGCTCCAGCCCGAGCAGCTCGCTGTAGGCCTCGTCGGAGAGCACGAACTCCAGGAGGTGCAGCCTCTCGCGGGCGCCGCCCTCGGGCGCAGACTTGCGCAGCACCTGCCGCACCCACGCGGGCGTCACCTTCCTGGCCGCGCCGGGGGCGGCGAGCTCCACGGCAGCGGCCAGATTGGCCGGCACCTTGACAATCTGCTTCCCTGAGCTCTGGAGGTAGTTGAGCACGGTTTCTGTGTATTCCAAACTGTCATCCAGTTCTGAGAAGTAGGCCTGCTCCAGCTGGACCCAGTGGTTGCTAATGGAGTAGAGAACCGCATTCTGGAACAGCTCGTTAAACAGAGGCTCCAGCACCCGCTGCCAGTGCACCCGGACTTTATTCACGTCGGGCCAAAGTCTGTAGATGACGTCCACCGAGAAGGGAAAATCggagctcctttctgtctccaGACGTTTTATTGAATCTAAGATCAGAGTAGCGTAGGCTTTAGGGACAACATTCACAACGAGAAATTCATTCCATAAGGCTGCCGGATCCCTCCACTGGTCCAGCTCTCTCCACTTGATGCTTCTGCGATTGTCAGTCAGGCCAAAGAACCCACTGATGTGCACCGGCAGGCCCGTCTTACTTTCCTCACCAGGCggcaaaggaagaaaacaaaatgcttttcCTGAGAAATCAGATGTTGCTCCTTTTTCTTCATCATCTCTGCTTGATAAGGGCATGGCTATTCCAATGATTGGGACAAATTTCAACTCATCAGCTAAAGAATCAAGGGCGCTACTAACCCCTCGCCCGCCCACACTGTTACACACCAACCAAGatgttttttgtgtgtctttAGTACTCTCGTCTTCTAATACTATATTTATGTGATACGTTACACAGGTTACGCTATCGCTTGGAATCTTTTTACAATAGTTACTTATGGCGGTTCCCAGAATCTTTACAGAATTCAGCCGTTCCTGTTTCAGGGCCGTACTCTCACTAGCAGTCACTCTGAACATCAGCTTCTCTGTGCCATCAGCCTCTCGGACGTGCAGGGAGACGTCCTGCACACTTTTCAGAAAGAGCAGCACCGTGTCTGCATCGGCCCTAAAAGACTCAAACAACTCGAGAACCTTCTGCTTGTTGTAGAGGTTACTACTCAGCTGTGAAGGTTGCAGGCGAAGAGGGAAACGGAAAAATGTTCCTGGAAAATTGCCATTTACAAACATTTCCTTGGTGCTTCCAAAAATGCCAATAAATGGGGCAAACTGGTCCGAAAGCTCACTGATTTCTTTGCTGTCATCTTTGAGATTCCAACACTGGCCTGATTCATGTGGACCAAAAAGTGTTTGATGAGGATCTAACATCCCAATCTGGTCACCACTAAAGATACAAGGAACATCTGTAGAGAAAATTCAACAGC
Above is a genomic segment from Equus caballus isolate H_3958 breed thoroughbred chromosome 17, TB-T2T, whole genome shotgun sequence containing:
- the SACS gene encoding sacsin isoform X5, whose translation is METKDKRWLRVTVLPGCAGCRTVAVAASWTVRDVKERICAETGFPVSEQRLWLGDRELSDWIRIGNLTSKDRHLFVNLQSKGLKGGGRFGQTTPPLVDFLKDILRRYPEGGQILKELIQNAEDAGATEVKFLYDETQYGTETLWSKDMAQYQGSALYVYNNAVFTPEDWHGIQEIARSRKKDDPLKVGRFGIGFNSVYHITDVPCIFSGDQIGMLDPHQTLFGPHESGQCWNLKDDSKEISELSDQFAPFIGIFGSTKEMFVNGNFPGTFFRFPLRLQPSQLSSNLYNKQKVLELFESFRADADTVLLFLKSVQDVSLHVREADGTEKLMFRVTASESTALKQERLNSVKILGTAISNYCKKIPSDSVTCVTYHINIVLEDESTKDTQKTSWLVCNSVGGRGVSSALDSLADELKFVPIIGIAMPLSSRDDEEKGATSDFSGKAFCFLPLPPGEESKTGLPVHISGFFGLTDNRRSIKWRELDQWRDPAALWNEFLVVNVVPKAYATLILDSIKRLETERSSDFPFSVDVIYRLWPDVNKVRVHWQRVLEPLFNELFQNAVLYSISNHWVQLEQAYFSELDDSLEYTETVLNYLQSSGKQIVKVPANLAAAVELAAPGAARKVTPAWVRQVLRKSAPEGGARERLHLLEFVLSDEAYSELLGLELLPLQNGHFVPFSSSVSDQDVVYITSEDYPRSLFPGLEGRFILDNLKPHLLAALKEAAQTRAQQLLWGYSASDRVGELRLRLRPLCSHFLSFSTSCAARRLLET
- the SACS gene encoding sacsin isoform X6 is translated as METKDKRWLRVTVLPGCAGCRTVAVAASWTVRDVKERICAETGFPVSEQRLWLGDRELSDWIRIGNLTSKDRHLFVNLQSKGLKGGGRFGQTTPPLVDFLKDILRRYPEGGQILKELIQNAEDAGATEVKFLYDETQYGTETLWSKDMAQYQGSALYVYNNAVFTPEDWHGIQEIARSRKKDDPLKVGRFGIGFNSVYHITDVPCIFSGDQIGMLDPHQTLFGPHESGQCWNLKDDSKEISELSDQFAPFIGIFGSTKEMFVNGNFPGTFFRFPLRLQPSQLSSNLYNKQKVLELFESFRADADTVLLFLKSVQDVSLHVREADGTEKLMFRVTASESTALKQERLNSVKILGTAISNYCKKIPSDSVTCVTYHINIVLEDESTKDTQKTSWLVCNSVGGRGVSSALDSLADELKFVPIIGIAMPLSSRDDEEKGATSDFSGKAFCFLPLPPGEESKTGLPVHISGFFGLTDNRRSIKWRELDQWRDPAALWNEFLVVNVVPKAYATLILDSIKRLETERSSDFPFSVDVIYRLWPDVNKVRVHWQRVLEPLFNELFQNAVLYSISNHWVQLEQAYFSELDDSLEYTETVLNYLQSSGKQIVKVPANLAAAVELAAPGAARKVTPAWVRQVLRKSAPEGGARERLHLLEFVLSDEAYSELLGLELLPLQNGHFVPFSSSVSDQDVVYITSEDYPRSLFPGLEGRFILDNLKPHLLAALKEAAQTRAQQLLWGYSDERI